One genomic window of Erinaceus europaeus chromosome 19, mEriEur2.1, whole genome shotgun sequence includes the following:
- the CCAR2 gene encoding cell cycle and apoptosis regulator protein 2 isoform X2 has translation MNVAEAPRRRPSPQPLWGERSRGVLGATGCFSLRLWRRSAAPMSQFKRQRISPLPGGRNFSGAASTSLLGPPPGLLTPPVAADLSQNARHLQGGEKQRVFTGIVTSLHDYFGVVDEEVFFQLSVVKGRLPQLGEKVLVKAAYNPGQAVPWNAVKVQTLSNQPLLKSPAPPLLHVAALGQKQGILGAQPQLIFQPHRIPPLFPQKPLSLFQTSHTLHLSHLNRFPARGPHGRLDQSRSDDYDSKKRKQRTSGEPWGAKKPRHDLPPYRVRLTPYAVDSPTCDFLELQRRYRNLLVPSGFLAVHLSWLSAFPLNHPFSLHHPSRIQVAPEKEPAPDTSAEPSSGNSDPTYSSKVLLLSSPGLEELYRCCMLFVDDMTEPKETPEHPLKQIKFLLSRKEEMAVLIGGDWSPSLDGPDPKGDPQVLVRTAIRCTQAQTGIDLSACTKWWRFAEFQYLQPGLPRRLQTVVVYLPDFWTTMPTLEEWEALCQQKAAPAQEAPAVKTEPTEQAADASEQTADTSKQNTENSEVSAQQEVDTDLPEAPPPPLEPAVMARPGCVSLSLHSIVEDRRPKERVSFEVIVLAELFLEMLQRDFGYKIYKMLLGLPEKAVAPPEPEKEEVPKEEEVAKETVAKEPKDEVPSEALAAESNAPAVKEDGLLPKPPSSGGEEEEKPQGEASEDICEMALDPELLLLRDDGEEEFGAKLEDSEVRSVASNQSEMEFSSLQDMPKELDPSAVLPLDCLLAFVFFDANWCGYLHRRELEKILLTLGLRLSEEQVKQLVSRVVTQNVCQYRSLQYSRQEGMEGGLPEELLFGNLDLLPPSGKSSKPATAPLEHKGLVSHNGSLINVGNLLQRAEQQDNGRLYLENKIHTLELKLEESHNRFSATEVTNKTLAAEMQELRSRLAEAEETSRTAERQKSQLQRLLQEFRRRLTPLQLEMQRMVEKADSWVEKEEPAPSN, from the exons ATGAATGTCGCCGAGGCTCCTCGCCGGCGGCCCTCGCCCCAGCCGCTCTGGGGGGAGAGGAGCCGCGGGGTCTTGGGCGCCACGGGCT GTTTCTCCCTAAGGCTCTGGCGGAGGAGCGCAGCCCCAATGTCCCAGTTTAAGCGCCAGCGGATCAGCCCGCTCCCGGGGGGACGCAACTTCTCAG GCGCAGCTTCGACATCTCTCCTAGGCCCTCCTCCTGGTTTGCTCACTCCTCCTGTGGCCGCAGACCTGTCGCAGAATGCCAGGCACTTGCAG GGTGGGGAGAAGCAGCGGGTCTTCACTGGCATTGTTACCAGCTTGCACGACTACTTTGGGGTGGTGGATGAAGAGGTCTTTTTTCAGCTGAG TGTGGTGAAGGGCCGGCTGCCCCAGCTGGGTGAGAAGGTGCTGGTGAAGGCTGCATACAACCCAGGCCAGGCAGTGCCCTGGAATGCTGTCAAGGTGCAAACGCTCTCCAATCAG CCCTTACTGaagtccccagctcctcccctTCTGCATGTGGCAGCCCTGGGCCAGAAGCAAGGGATTCTGGGAGCACAGCCCCAGTTGATCTTCCAGCCCCACCGGATCCCCCCACTCTTTCCTCAGAAGC CTCTGAGTCTCTTTCAAACATCCCACACGCTTCATCTGAGCCACCTGAACAGATTTCCTGCTCGGGGCCCCCATGGACGACTGGATCAGAGTCGAAG TGATGACTATGACTCCAAGAAACGCAAACAGAGAACTAGTGGAGAGCCTTGGGGTGCTAAGAAGCCAAGGCATGACCTGCCTCCTTACCGTGTTCGTCTCACTCCGTATGCAGTAGATAG CCCCACCTGTGACTTCTTAGAACTCCAGCGCCGTTACCGTAACCTCCTGGTTCCCTCTGGCTTCCTGGCTGTGCACCTCAGCTGGCTGTCGGCCTTTCCTCTGAACCATCCTTTTTCCCTGCACCACCCCAGCCGGATCCAGGTAGCTCCTGAGAAGGAGCCAGCTCCAGACACCAGTGCAGAGCCCAGCTCTGGAAACAGTGATCCCACTTACAGTTCCAAG GTACTGCTGCTTTCTTCCCCGGGGCTGGAGGAGTTGTATCGTTGTTGCATGCTATTTGTGGATGACATGACTGAGCCGAAGGAGACGCCAGAACATCCTTTGAAGCAGATTAAG TTTTTGCTGAGCCGGAAAGAAGAGATGGCAGTGCTGATTGGCGGGGATTGGTCTCCTTCCTTGGACGGCCCTGACCCTAAGGGCGACCCACAGGTGCTAGTCCGCACCGCTATCCGTTGTACACAAGCCCAGACTGGCATCGACCTGAGTGCCTGCACAAAATG GTGGCGCTTTGCTGAGTTTCAGTACCTGCAGCCGGGACTCCCGAGGCGGCTACAGACTGTGGTGGTATACCTGCCGGACTTCTGGACCACTATGCCTACTTTGGAAGAGTGGGAGGCCCTGTGCCAGCAGAAAGCTGCCCCAGCCCAGGAGGCACCAGCAGTG AAAACAGAGCCTACAGAACAGGCAGCTGATGCTTCAGAACAAACAGCAGATACTTCTAAACAGAACACAGAGAACTCGGAGGTTTCTGCACAGCAGGAGGTGGACACTGACCTCCCAGAGGCCCCACCACCCCCACTAGAACCCGCTGTTATGGCTCGCCCTGGCTGTGTGAGCCTGTCCCTTCATAGCATCGTGGAGGACCGCAGGCCGAAAGAGAGGGTCTCCTTTGAG GTGATAGTGTTGGCTGAGCTGTTTCTGGAGATGCTGCAGAGGGATTTTGGCTATAAGATTTATAAAATGCTGCTGGGCCTTCCCGAGAAGGCTGTGGCCCCACCTGAACCTGAAAAGGAGGAAGTGCCCAAGGAGGAAGAGGTGGCCAAGGAGACAGTGGCCAAGGAGCCCAAGGATGAAGTACCTAGTGAGGCCCTGGCTGCGGAGTCTAATGCCCCAGCAGTG AAGGAAGATGGGCTTTTGCCCAAGCCCCCATCTtctggaggggaggaagaagagaagcccCAGGGCGAGGCGTCTGAGGACATCTGTGAGATGGCTCTTGACCCCGAGCTGCTGCTGCTGAGGGACGACGGGGAGGAGGAATTTG GAGCCAAGCTGGAGGACTCTGAGGTCCGTTCAGTTGCCTCAAACCAGTCAGAGATGGAGTTCTCCTCCCTTCAGGACATG CCGAAGGAGCTGGACCCCTCTGCTGTGCTTCCCTTGGACTGTCTTCTTGCTTTTGTCTTCTTTGATGCCAACTGGTGTGGCTACCTGCATCGGCGAGAATTGGAGAAGATCCTGCTTACCCTCGGGCTCAGGCTCAGTGAGGAGCAG GTCAAGCAGCTGGTCAGCAGAGTGGTGACCCAGAACGTCTGCCAGTACCGGAGCCTTCAGTACAGCCGCCAGGAGGGCATGGAGGGTGGGCTTCCAGAGGAGTTGCTCTTTG GAAACCTtgacctcctccctccttctgggAAAAGCTCAAAGCCAGCCACTGCCCCCCTTGAACACAAGGGTCTGGTGTCCCACAATGGCAGCCTCATCAACGTGGGGAACCTGCTGCAGCGTGCTGAGCAGCAGGACAACGGGCGGCTCTACCTGGAGAATAAGATCCACACACTGGAGCTGAAGCTGG AGGAGAGCCATAACCGTTTCTCAGCCACTGAAGTGACGAATAAGACATTGGCAGCAGAAATGCAGGAACTGCGGAGCCGGTTGGCTGAGGCTGAGGAGACAAGCCGGACAGCAGAACGACAGAAAAGCCAGCTGCAGCGGCTGCTCCAGGAGTTCCGGAGGCGCCTGACGCCTCTGCAGCTTGAGATGCAGCGAATGGTGGAGAAG GCTGACAGCTGGGTAGAGAAGGAGGAGCCAGCGCCTAGCAACTGA
- the CCAR2 gene encoding cell cycle and apoptosis regulator protein 2 isoform X1: MNVAEAPRRRPSPQPLWGERSRGVLGATGCFSLRLWRRSAAPMSQFKRQRISPLPGGRNFSGAASTSLLGPPPGLLTPPVAADLSQNARHLQGGEKQRVFTGIVTSLHDYFGVVDEEVFFQLSVVKGRLPQLGEKVLVKAAYNPGQAVPWNAVKVQTLSNQPLLKSPAPPLLHVAALGQKQGILGAQPQLIFQPHRIPPLFPQKPLSLFQTSHTLHLSHLNRFPARGPHGRLDQSRSDDYDSKKRKQRTSGEPWGAKKPRHDLPPYRVRLTPYAVDSPTCDFLELQRRYRNLLVPSGFLAVHLSWLSAFPLNHPFSLHHPSRIQVAPEKEPAPDTSAEPSSGNSDPTYSSKVLLLSSPGLEELYRCCMLFVDDMTEPKETPEHPLKQIKFLLSRKEEMAVLIGGDWSPSLDGPDPKGDPQVLVRTAIRCTQAQTGIDLSACTKWWRFAEFQYLQPGLPRRLQTVVVYLPDFWTTMPTLEEWEALCQQKAAPAQEAPAVKTEPTEQAADASEQTADTSKQNTENSEVSAQQEVDTDLPEAPPPPLEPAVMARPGCVSLSLHSIVEDRRPKERVSFEVIVLAELFLEMLQRDFGYKIYKMLLGLPEKAVAPPEPEKEEVPKEEEVAKETVAKEPKDEVPSEALAAESNAPAVKEDGLLPKPPSSGGEEEEKPQGEASEDICEMALDPELLLLRDDGEEEFAGAKLEDSEVRSVASNQSEMEFSSLQDMPKELDPSAVLPLDCLLAFVFFDANWCGYLHRRELEKILLTLGLRLSEEQVKQLVSRVVTQNVCQYRSLQYSRQEGMEGGLPEELLFGNLDLLPPSGKSSKPATAPLEHKGLVSHNGSLINVGNLLQRAEQQDNGRLYLENKIHTLELKLEESHNRFSATEVTNKTLAAEMQELRSRLAEAEETSRTAERQKSQLQRLLQEFRRRLTPLQLEMQRMVEKADSWVEKEEPAPSN, translated from the exons ATGAATGTCGCCGAGGCTCCTCGCCGGCGGCCCTCGCCCCAGCCGCTCTGGGGGGAGAGGAGCCGCGGGGTCTTGGGCGCCACGGGCT GTTTCTCCCTAAGGCTCTGGCGGAGGAGCGCAGCCCCAATGTCCCAGTTTAAGCGCCAGCGGATCAGCCCGCTCCCGGGGGGACGCAACTTCTCAG GCGCAGCTTCGACATCTCTCCTAGGCCCTCCTCCTGGTTTGCTCACTCCTCCTGTGGCCGCAGACCTGTCGCAGAATGCCAGGCACTTGCAG GGTGGGGAGAAGCAGCGGGTCTTCACTGGCATTGTTACCAGCTTGCACGACTACTTTGGGGTGGTGGATGAAGAGGTCTTTTTTCAGCTGAG TGTGGTGAAGGGCCGGCTGCCCCAGCTGGGTGAGAAGGTGCTGGTGAAGGCTGCATACAACCCAGGCCAGGCAGTGCCCTGGAATGCTGTCAAGGTGCAAACGCTCTCCAATCAG CCCTTACTGaagtccccagctcctcccctTCTGCATGTGGCAGCCCTGGGCCAGAAGCAAGGGATTCTGGGAGCACAGCCCCAGTTGATCTTCCAGCCCCACCGGATCCCCCCACTCTTTCCTCAGAAGC CTCTGAGTCTCTTTCAAACATCCCACACGCTTCATCTGAGCCACCTGAACAGATTTCCTGCTCGGGGCCCCCATGGACGACTGGATCAGAGTCGAAG TGATGACTATGACTCCAAGAAACGCAAACAGAGAACTAGTGGAGAGCCTTGGGGTGCTAAGAAGCCAAGGCATGACCTGCCTCCTTACCGTGTTCGTCTCACTCCGTATGCAGTAGATAG CCCCACCTGTGACTTCTTAGAACTCCAGCGCCGTTACCGTAACCTCCTGGTTCCCTCTGGCTTCCTGGCTGTGCACCTCAGCTGGCTGTCGGCCTTTCCTCTGAACCATCCTTTTTCCCTGCACCACCCCAGCCGGATCCAGGTAGCTCCTGAGAAGGAGCCAGCTCCAGACACCAGTGCAGAGCCCAGCTCTGGAAACAGTGATCCCACTTACAGTTCCAAG GTACTGCTGCTTTCTTCCCCGGGGCTGGAGGAGTTGTATCGTTGTTGCATGCTATTTGTGGATGACATGACTGAGCCGAAGGAGACGCCAGAACATCCTTTGAAGCAGATTAAG TTTTTGCTGAGCCGGAAAGAAGAGATGGCAGTGCTGATTGGCGGGGATTGGTCTCCTTCCTTGGACGGCCCTGACCCTAAGGGCGACCCACAGGTGCTAGTCCGCACCGCTATCCGTTGTACACAAGCCCAGACTGGCATCGACCTGAGTGCCTGCACAAAATG GTGGCGCTTTGCTGAGTTTCAGTACCTGCAGCCGGGACTCCCGAGGCGGCTACAGACTGTGGTGGTATACCTGCCGGACTTCTGGACCACTATGCCTACTTTGGAAGAGTGGGAGGCCCTGTGCCAGCAGAAAGCTGCCCCAGCCCAGGAGGCACCAGCAGTG AAAACAGAGCCTACAGAACAGGCAGCTGATGCTTCAGAACAAACAGCAGATACTTCTAAACAGAACACAGAGAACTCGGAGGTTTCTGCACAGCAGGAGGTGGACACTGACCTCCCAGAGGCCCCACCACCCCCACTAGAACCCGCTGTTATGGCTCGCCCTGGCTGTGTGAGCCTGTCCCTTCATAGCATCGTGGAGGACCGCAGGCCGAAAGAGAGGGTCTCCTTTGAG GTGATAGTGTTGGCTGAGCTGTTTCTGGAGATGCTGCAGAGGGATTTTGGCTATAAGATTTATAAAATGCTGCTGGGCCTTCCCGAGAAGGCTGTGGCCCCACCTGAACCTGAAAAGGAGGAAGTGCCCAAGGAGGAAGAGGTGGCCAAGGAGACAGTGGCCAAGGAGCCCAAGGATGAAGTACCTAGTGAGGCCCTGGCTGCGGAGTCTAATGCCCCAGCAGTG AAGGAAGATGGGCTTTTGCCCAAGCCCCCATCTtctggaggggaggaagaagagaagcccCAGGGCGAGGCGTCTGAGGACATCTGTGAGATGGCTCTTGACCCCGAGCTGCTGCTGCTGAGGGACGACGGGGAGGAGGAATTTG CAGGAGCCAAGCTGGAGGACTCTGAGGTCCGTTCAGTTGCCTCAAACCAGTCAGAGATGGAGTTCTCCTCCCTTCAGGACATG CCGAAGGAGCTGGACCCCTCTGCTGTGCTTCCCTTGGACTGTCTTCTTGCTTTTGTCTTCTTTGATGCCAACTGGTGTGGCTACCTGCATCGGCGAGAATTGGAGAAGATCCTGCTTACCCTCGGGCTCAGGCTCAGTGAGGAGCAG GTCAAGCAGCTGGTCAGCAGAGTGGTGACCCAGAACGTCTGCCAGTACCGGAGCCTTCAGTACAGCCGCCAGGAGGGCATGGAGGGTGGGCTTCCAGAGGAGTTGCTCTTTG GAAACCTtgacctcctccctccttctgggAAAAGCTCAAAGCCAGCCACTGCCCCCCTTGAACACAAGGGTCTGGTGTCCCACAATGGCAGCCTCATCAACGTGGGGAACCTGCTGCAGCGTGCTGAGCAGCAGGACAACGGGCGGCTCTACCTGGAGAATAAGATCCACACACTGGAGCTGAAGCTGG AGGAGAGCCATAACCGTTTCTCAGCCACTGAAGTGACGAATAAGACATTGGCAGCAGAAATGCAGGAACTGCGGAGCCGGTTGGCTGAGGCTGAGGAGACAAGCCGGACAGCAGAACGACAGAAAAGCCAGCTGCAGCGGCTGCTCCAGGAGTTCCGGAGGCGCCTGACGCCTCTGCAGCTTGAGATGCAGCGAATGGTGGAGAAG GCTGACAGCTGGGTAGAGAAGGAGGAGCCAGCGCCTAGCAACTGA
- the C19H8orf58 gene encoding uncharacterized protein C8orf58 homolog has protein sequence MSPASLSQRYQAHRPSSNPEGCVSLFGAGKQEVTEAGKHSEAGLHEAEVVGLIGPKAWACLPGQGLRYLEHLCLVLEQMVRLQQLYLELQTQRLPGDLEEDSEPPALASHAPGSEVHQRSWELLSQTQQTVSFLKGQKQLHAQR, from the exons ATGTCCCCTGCCAGTCTGTCACAGCGCTATCAAGCCCATAGGCCATCTAGCAACCCTGAGGGGTGTGTGTCCCTTTTTGGAGCTGGAAAACAGGAGGTTACTGAGGCAGGAAAGCACTCAGAAGCTGGTCTGCATGAAGCAGAGGTG GTGGGGCTCATAGGACCTAAAGCCTGGGCCTGCCTCCCAGGGCAGGGGCTCCGCTACCTGGAGCACCTGTGCCTTGTACTAGAGCAGATGGTAAGGCTCCAGCAGCTCTACCTGGAGCTGCAGACCCAGAGGCTTCCTGGG GATCTTGAAGAAGACTCAGAACCCCCAGCTCTGGCCTCTCATGCCCCAGGCAGTGAGGTGCATCAGAGGTCATGGGAGCTGCTCAGCCAGACACAGCAGACAG TGTCCTTTCTGAAGGGGCAAAAACAGCTTCATGCCCAAAGGTGA